From Bacillus sp. FSL K6-3431, the proteins below share one genomic window:
- a CDS encoding YphA family membrane protein → MDGLVTLFLLWSVWIYATFIMDKREENRLSVAVLALLLIITTPLLIPAFSVTISCSIFILLLINYYIASKLPLLKKTYLVFSVIALMFGYSGFQLLEMYDPIWVFFDRRVFLSIIFLFFSYLIYPLSLKWRFILICLGSIHGEILFAIIISRWNMPYLIGTAVYFDIICVTFICLLGAHGLVKLVDMLTLLNKKKIQQ, encoded by the coding sequence TTGGATGGATTAGTAACATTGTTTTTGTTGTGGAGTGTTTGGATTTACGCAACATTTATCATGGATAAACGGGAGGAAAACCGATTATCTGTAGCTGTATTAGCATTATTGTTGATTATTACTACCCCTCTTCTAATCCCAGCCTTTTCGGTTACGATTAGCTGTTCGATATTTATTTTGTTACTCATTAATTACTATATTGCGTCCAAACTCCCCCTTCTAAAAAAAACATATCTCGTTTTTTCAGTTATTGCATTAATGTTTGGATATTCGGGTTTTCAATTATTGGAAATGTATGATCCTATTTGGGTTTTCTTTGATCGGAGAGTTTTTTTATCGATTATCTTCCTGTTTTTTTCCTACTTAATTTATCCGTTATCACTTAAGTGGAGGTTTATTTTGATTTGTCTAGGATCAATTCATGGAGAAATTCTATTTGCGATAATAATTTCACGCTGGAATATGCCATATTTAATCGGAACAGCGGTCTATTTTGATATTATTTGCGTAACTTTCATTTGTTTACTAGGAGCACACGGGTTAGTAAAATTGGTCGATATGCTCACGCTACTAAACAAAAAGAAGATTCAGCAATAA
- the der gene encoding ribosome biogenesis GTPase Der has protein sequence MAKPTVAIVGRPNVGKSTIFNRIVGERISIVEDTPGVTRDRIYSPGDWLTHEFNLIDTGGIEIGDAPFLEEIRQQAHIAIEEADVIIFIVNSREGVTSADEEVAKILYRSKKPVVLAVNKVDNPEMRAEIYDFYALGFGEPFPISGSHGLGIGDLLDEVVKSFPLIEEEEFGEDVIKFSFIGRPNVGKSSLVNSLLGEERVIVSDLAGTTRDAIDSAYQYEDQEYVIIDTAGIRKKGKVYEGTEKYSVLRALKAIERSDVVLVVINGEEGIREQDKKIAGYAHDAGRAILIVVNKWDAVEKDEKTILKFEEQIREHFLFLDYAPILFVSAKTKKRLTNLLPAIQKANENHSQRVKSSVLNEVIVDAVAMNPAPSYQGRRLKVYYATQVAIKPPTFVVFVNDSEIMHFSYERFLRNRIRDAFGFEGTPIRIITRQRN, from the coding sequence TTGGCTAAACCAACTGTGGCGATTGTAGGTCGTCCTAATGTAGGAAAATCGACAATTTTCAATAGAATTGTAGGAGAAAGAATTTCAATCGTAGAAGATACACCAGGTGTTACAAGAGATCGAATATATAGCCCAGGTGACTGGTTAACACATGAATTTAATTTAATTGATACAGGTGGTATTGAAATTGGAGATGCTCCTTTTTTAGAAGAGATTCGACAACAAGCGCATATAGCAATTGAAGAAGCAGACGTAATTATTTTTATCGTAAATAGCAGAGAAGGCGTAACATCTGCTGATGAAGAAGTGGCGAAAATTCTTTATCGATCAAAAAAACCAGTTGTTCTAGCTGTAAATAAAGTAGATAACCCTGAAATGCGGGCGGAGATTTATGACTTTTATGCATTAGGATTTGGCGAACCATTTCCTATTTCTGGATCGCATGGTTTAGGTATCGGAGATCTTTTAGATGAAGTTGTTAAAAGTTTTCCGCTGATAGAAGAGGAAGAATTCGGTGAAGATGTCATTAAATTTAGCTTTATTGGTCGACCGAATGTGGGTAAATCATCACTTGTCAATTCATTACTAGGTGAGGAAAGAGTGATCGTAAGTGACCTCGCAGGAACAACTAGGGATGCAATTGACTCTGCTTACCAATATGAGGATCAAGAATACGTCATTATTGATACCGCGGGGATACGAAAAAAAGGAAAAGTATATGAAGGTACTGAAAAATACAGTGTTCTCCGTGCTTTAAAAGCTATTGAACGCTCTGATGTCGTTCTTGTAGTAATTAATGGTGAAGAAGGCATTCGTGAACAGGACAAAAAAATTGCCGGCTATGCACATGATGCTGGACGGGCCATTCTTATCGTAGTAAATAAATGGGATGCCGTCGAAAAAGACGAAAAAACAATATTGAAATTTGAAGAACAAATTAGGGAACATTTTTTATTTTTAGATTATGCTCCAATTCTATTTGTTTCTGCGAAAACAAAAAAACGCTTAACCAATTTACTACCAGCAATTCAAAAAGCAAACGAAAATCATTCGCAACGTGTGAAGTCTAGTGTTCTAAATGAAGTGATTGTAGATGCCGTTGCAATGAATCCCGCTCCATCATACCAAGGACGTAGACTTAAAGTATATTATGCTACACAAGTTGCTATCAAGCCGCCGACATTTGTCGTATTTGTGAATGATTCTGAAATCATGCACTTTTCTTATGAACGTTTTTTGCGAAATCGAATAAGAGATGCTTTTGGCTTTGAGGGCACGCCGATTAGGATTATAACGAGGCAACGTAACTAA
- a CDS encoding NAD(P)H-dependent glycerol-3-phosphate dehydrogenase, protein MQNKKEKIAVIGSGSWGTALALVLADNNHQVALWTRNSDHASAINSERMNKKYLPGIQLPETIHASTSLEDVLENTETVVIAVPTKAIRDMMRKIVSIQQYAATYIHVSKGIEPDSLMRISEMIEQEVPQHLLTDVVVLSGPSHAEEVGLRHPTTVTVSAKNMKNAEKVQDLFMNQHFRVYTNPDLIGVEIGGALKNIIALAAGISDGLGYGDNAKAALITRGLSEISRLGTKMGANPLTFSGLAGIGDLIVTCTSVHSRNWRAGNLLGKGQKLEDVLNNMGMAVEGVRTTKAAHQLAKKYQANMPITEALYGILFNGVNSKAAVDRLMGRLKTNEMEDLVDILSEQLEQ, encoded by the coding sequence ATGCAGAATAAAAAAGAGAAAATTGCAGTTATTGGATCTGGAAGTTGGGGTACAGCATTGGCACTTGTTTTAGCCGATAACAATCATCAGGTTGCTTTATGGACTAGAAATAGTGATCATGCATCAGCTATTAATAGTGAACGTATGAATAAAAAGTATTTGCCCGGTATTCAGCTTCCTGAAACGATTCATGCGAGTACATCTTTAGAAGATGTTCTGGAAAACACCGAGACAGTAGTGATTGCTGTACCTACTAAAGCAATTAGAGATATGATGAGGAAAATTGTATCTATTCAACAATATGCTGCAACATATATCCACGTCAGTAAAGGGATTGAACCTGATTCATTAATGAGAATATCTGAAATGATTGAACAAGAGGTACCACAGCATCTGTTGACGGATGTTGTTGTTCTATCTGGGCCAAGTCATGCTGAAGAAGTGGGACTACGTCATCCGACAACTGTTACGGTTTCGGCAAAAAATATGAAAAATGCAGAGAAGGTTCAAGATTTATTTATGAATCAACATTTTCGCGTTTATACAAACCCGGATTTGATCGGTGTGGAAATAGGTGGGGCCTTAAAAAATATTATTGCACTTGCTGCAGGTATTTCAGATGGTTTAGGCTATGGTGATAATGCGAAGGCTGCGTTAATTACTCGAGGATTATCTGAAATATCACGGCTAGGAACAAAGATGGGTGCAAATCCATTAACATTTTCTGGTTTAGCTGGTATTGGCGACTTGATTGTCACTTGTACAAGTGTGCACTCACGGAATTGGAGAGCGGGGAACCTACTTGGGAAAGGCCAAAAGCTTGAAGATGTGTTAAATAATATGGGAATGGCTGTTGAAGGCGTAAGGACGACTAAGGCGGCACATCAGCTTGCTAAAAAATATCAAGCTAATATGCCTATCACAGAGGCGCTTTATGGCATATTATTTAATGGTGTCAATTCAAAGGCTGCTGTTGATAGATTGATGGGACGTTTGAAAACGAATGAAATGGAAGATCTTGTTGACATATTAAGTGAGCAACTAGAACAATAA
- a CDS encoding DUF2768 domain-containing protein, translated as MSLSMQKMWISILGMILLALAMFTIYISRYKLNKGILKIVTALTAWIFMILGGLLMLFVVLTGPTS; from the coding sequence ATGTCACTATCTATGCAAAAAATGTGGATATCTATTCTTGGTATGATACTTTTAGCGTTGGCAATGTTCACAATCTATATTAGTCGATACAAATTAAATAAAGGTATTTTGAAAATTGTTACTGCTCTTACAGCGTGGATTTTTATGATACTAGGTGGACTGCTCATGCTTTTTGTCGTTTTAACAGGTCCAACAAGTTAA
- the spoIVA gene encoding stage IV sporulation protein A: protein MEKVDIFKDIAERTGGDIYLGVVGAVRTGKSTFIKKFMELVVLPNIKNESDRARAQDELPQSAAGRTIMTTEPKFVPNNAISVQVDAGLDVNVRLVDCVGYTVPGAKGYEDENGPRMITTPWYEEPISFHEAAEIGTRKVIQEHSVLGVVVTTDGTIGEIPRNDYVEAEERVIEELKEVGKPFIMVINSARPHNQETEDLRKKLAEKYDIPVLAMSVESMRESDVLNVLKEALYEFPVLEVNVNLPSWVMVLNDNHWLRSSYQNAVKETVKDIKRLRDVDRVVQQFYEFDFIDNAGLAGVEMGQGIAEIDLHAPDDLYDQVLKEIVGVEVRGQDHLLELMQDFADAKREYDQISDALVMVRQTGYGIAAPSLADMSLDEPEIIRQGSRFGVRLKAVAPSIHMIKVDVESEFAPIIGTEKQSEELVRYLMQDFEDDPLSIWNSDIFGRSLSSLVREGIQAKIAMMPENARYKLKETLERIINEGSGGLIAIIL, encoded by the coding sequence TTGGAAAAGGTGGATATATTTAAAGATATTGCTGAGAGAACAGGCGGAGATATTTATTTAGGTGTTGTAGGGGCGGTTCGGACTGGGAAATCCACATTTATAAAAAAGTTTATGGAACTAGTTGTTTTGCCGAATATTAAAAATGAATCAGATCGAGCTAGAGCACAAGATGAATTGCCTCAGAGTGCTGCCGGAAGAACAATTATGACTACAGAACCGAAATTTGTGCCTAATAACGCAATCTCGGTTCAGGTAGATGCGGGTCTAGATGTAAATGTAAGGCTTGTAGACTGTGTTGGCTATACAGTGCCAGGTGCAAAAGGATATGAGGATGAAAATGGGCCTAGAATGATTACTACGCCCTGGTATGAAGAACCTATATCTTTCCATGAGGCAGCTGAAATAGGAACGAGGAAAGTGATACAAGAGCATTCAGTATTAGGTGTAGTCGTGACGACAGATGGTACGATTGGAGAAATACCTCGTAATGACTATGTAGAAGCGGAAGAGCGCGTCATAGAAGAATTAAAAGAAGTAGGAAAACCGTTTATTATGGTCATTAATTCTGCTCGACCACATAATCAGGAAACGGAAGATTTACGAAAGAAACTTGCCGAGAAATATGATATTCCTGTGCTGGCAATGTCTGTCGAAAGTATGCGTGAATCTGACGTCCTAAATGTTCTAAAAGAAGCATTATATGAATTTCCTGTCCTAGAAGTAAATGTGAATTTACCTAGCTGGGTTATGGTTTTAAATGATAATCACTGGTTAAGATCTAGCTATCAAAATGCGGTAAAAGAAACAGTAAAGGATATTAAACGACTTCGCGATGTAGATCGTGTCGTACAGCAATTTTACGAATTCGATTTTATAGATAATGCGGGACTTGCAGGTGTTGAAATGGGTCAAGGTATTGCAGAAATAGATCTACATGCCCCTGATGATCTGTATGATCAAGTGCTTAAAGAAATCGTTGGTGTCGAAGTTCGAGGGCAAGATCATTTGCTAGAATTAATGCAGGATTTTGCTGATGCAAAACGAGAATACGATCAAATTTCGGATGCCCTTGTAATGGTCCGACAAACAGGATATGGCATCGCCGCACCATCATTAGCTGATATGAGCCTAGATGAACCAGAAATTATCCGACAAGGCTCTAGATTCGGCGTAAGATTGAAGGCAGTTGCACCATCTATTCATATGATTAAAGTGGATGTTGAATCTGAATTCGCTCCAATCATTGGTACGGAAAAACAAAGTGAAGAACTTGTACGGTATTTAATGCAAGACTTCGAAGATGATCCACTATCGATTTGGAATTCGGATATATTTGGCCGGAGTTTGAGTTCACTTGTTAGAGAAGGAATTCAAGCAAAAATAGCGATGATGCCGGAAAATGCCAGATATAAATTAAAAGAGACGCTAGAAAGGATTATTAATGAAGGATCAGGCGGATTAATTGCCATTATTTT